A DNA window from Engystomops pustulosus chromosome 6, aEngPut4.maternal, whole genome shotgun sequence contains the following coding sequences:
- the FGF21 gene encoding fibroblast growth factor 21 — MDYCNIMKGKQFALKQVFLVKGFLFVALALSRSERAIASPIRDNSPILGFADQVRIRHLYADNEHTHLHLQISSEGKVSGTKEKNQYSLLEIKAVKPSILVIRGIKSTRYLCMDSKHHLYGSIVYKEDDCNFREVPLSDGYNFYYSEKHPAQLTLTPTRGGHPSSKLVRFIPMESSIPLESLFAEDYFYDHRPGSYLDIEDPLRMIDRSNIFSPSLDS; from the exons ATGGACTACTGCAATATAATGAAAGGAAAGCAATTTGCCTTAAAACAAGTATTTTTAGTAAAGGGTTTTTTGTTTGTTGCATTGGCACTAAGTAGATCTGAAAGGGCAATCGCTAGCCCTATTAGAGACAACAGTCCGATTCTTGGTTTTGCAGACCAGGTTCGCATAAGACATCTTTATGCAGATAATGAGCACACACATCTACACCTCCAAATCTCCTCTGAAGGAAAAGTAAGTGGCACCAAGGAGAAGAACCAATATA GTCTACTGGAAATCAAAGCAGTAAAACCAAGTATTTTGGTGATTCGTGGAATAAAAAGCACTCGCTATCTTTGCATGGACTCCAAGCATCACTTGTATGGATCG ATAGTTTATAAAGAAGATGATTGCAATTTTCGTGAGGTGCCTCTATCAGATGGCTACAACTTTTATTACTCAGAAAAACACCCAGCTCAACTCACCCTCACCCCAACAAGAGGAGGGCACCCATCAAGCAAGCTGGTCCGTTTTATTCCAATGGAGAGTTCTATTCCCTTGGAATCCTTGTTTGCAGAAGATTATTTTTATGATCACAGACCTGGCAGCTACTTAGACATCGAAGATCCGCTAAGGATGATAGACAGGTCCAACATCTTCAGTCCAAGCCTTGATTCATAG